The genomic interval TTCGTCCCGCTGCTCGCGGTGCTGGCGCTGCTGCAGTTCCAGCCGGAGGGCGTTTTCTTCCTCATGTCGCCCGACTCGGTCGGCAATTTCGAGGCCATGTACGCGCCGGACGCCAGGCACCTGGGCCGTCCGCGCCAGGCCGAGGACAACGTCGCCGCGCTCGGTTTCTATATCGCCAATAACGTCCGCATCGATTTCCAGTGCTTCGCCGGCGGCATGCTGTTCGGGCTGGGGAGCATCTTCTACCTGGTCTACAACGGGCTGATCATCGGCGCCGTGGCGGGCCATCTTACCCACCTCGGCTACATCGAAACCTTCTGGGGCTTCGTCGCCGGCCACAGCTCGCTGGAGCTGCTCGGGGTGGTGCTGTCCGGCGCCGCCGGGCTGAAGCTCGGCCTGGCCCTGGTGGCGCCGGGGCGCCTGCGTCGCGTCGACGCGCTTCAGGTGTCGGGTCGCGGCGCGACCGAGCTGATCGTCGGCGCGGCCTTGCTGACTTTCAGCGCCGCCTTCGTCGAGGCGTTCTGGTCGCCCCTGCGCAGCTTCCCGGTGGAGATCAAGTATGTCCTCGGCGTGGCCGGCTGGTTGGCTCTGCTCGCCTACCTTCTGCTTGCCGGCAGGGAGCGCAGTGGCGCTTGAGAATTTCGCCATCGAGGCGCGCCGCCGTTCCGGCTGGGAGGCGCTCGATCTCGGGCTGGTGATGCTGCGCCAGTGGCGCGGCCCGGTCTATCGCGCGTGGTTCGCTACCTGGGGCTTGTTCGCGTTGGCCCTGTCGCCGCTGCTGTGGTGGTCGCCGGTGTGGTTCGGCGTGCTGGTGTGGTGGCTCAAGCCGCTGTTCGACCGCGTGCTGCTCAAGGTGTATGCCGAGGCCACGTTCGGCGCGGCGCCGACGGTGAAGGAAGTATGGCGCGCCTTGCCGGGACTGATTCGCCGCTCCGGCATGTTCGCCGGGCTCACCTGGGGGCGCATCAACACCGCCCGCTCCTTTCTGCTGCCCATCGTGCAGCTGGAGGGACAACGCGGCCGCGAGGGGCGTGCGCGTCGCAAATTGCTGTCGCGCCGCAGCCTCGGTTACGCGGTGTGGCTGACACTGGCCTGCGTCCATTTCGTCGTGTTCCTCGAACTGTCCGGCCTGCTGCTGGTGGAAATTCTGCTGCCCAGCGAGGCGCCCGACCTGTTCGAGTGGGGTGCCTATTTCAAGGGCGAGCAGTCGCGCTGGGCCATCGTTTTCGCCAACCTCGCCTGGCTGGCGGCGGAAAGCATGGTGGAACCGTATTATGTCGCCGCCGGGTTCAGTCTGTATCTGGCGCGCCGCAGCGAGCTGGAGGGCTGGGACATCGAGGTGGCGTTCCGCCGCCTGAGCCTGCGCAAGGCGGCGGAGCACGCCGCGCCGCTGCTGCGCGTGCTGGTGGCGGGGTTGTTCGGTCTGCTGCTGGCAACGGCTGCGCCGCAGGCGGGGTGGGCCGGCGAAGCGGTGAAGTGCGCTCCCGCGGCGCCTGCACCCTCGGCCAAGGCGACGCCCGCCCGCGAGACGCTACGCAAGGTGCTGCAGGACCCGGTGTTCGGCTGCTCGGTGCCGGACACCAAGTGGGAACGGCGCAGCACGGACGACCCCAAGCCGAGTCCGCTGCCGGCCTGGCTGCGCATGCTGGGGGAGTTCGGCAAGGTGCTCGCCAGGTTGCTGCAGGGCGCGGTGTACGTGGTGGGCGCCGGGTTGATCATATTCCTCGCCGTGCTGCTTTACCGTCGCCGCAACGACTGGCTGGGCGGCCCGCGTGCCGCCGCGCTGCCGGAAACCCTGTTCGGCCTCGACGTGCGCCCCGAATCCCTGCCGGCCGACGTAGGCGCCGCCGCACGCGCCCTGCTGGCCGGCGGCGATGTCGCAGGCAGCTTGTCGCTGCTGTACCGCGTCGCGCTCTCGTCGCTCCTGCACCGGCGCCACATCGACTTCCGCTCGGGCGATACCGAAGCGGACTGCCTGGCCCGCACGCGCAGCAAGGTGGCGACCGGGGCTTACGCTTATTTCTCGCGCCTGCTCGATGCCTGGAAACTGACGGCTTACGCTCACCAGCCGCCCGCGGCCGCAGAAATCGGCGCGCTGTGCGACGACTGGGCGACGCATTTCGGGGCCGGCGCATGACGCGCCGCGCCTTGTTCTGGTGGGCGCTGGGTGCCGTGGCGGTGACGGTGCTGGGGAGCGCCTGGTTCCTCAGCGAATTCACACGCGTGCCCACCACGCACTGGGAAAGAATGGGGCCGGAAGCGCGCAAGAACAACTACCTCGCGCTGCAGCGCTTCCTGGTCCGCATGGGCCGGCCGGTGCGCGTGGTGTCGGATGCGCACCAGCTGGAAAAGCTGCCGCCGGGCGGGGTGCTGATCCTCGACCGCGAGCGGCGCCGCAATTTGCCGCCGGAGCGGGCCGAAGCGCTGTTGCGCTGGGTGGCCGGGGGCGGCTACCTGATCGTGGCAGCGGAAAACGCGGGGACGGAAGATGCCGTTCTGCGGCGTCTCGACGTCTCGTGGTACGAGCCGCCGCACAAGGCCGCAGAAGAGGACGAACCGCTCCCGCACACGCCGGCCGCGAAGCCGGCGCCGCGTCCGAAAACCGTCCCGCTGCCCCTGCCCGGTGTCGAGTCGCTTGCCCTGGATCGCGTTGGCGCCGGGCTGGTGGCCGGCAAGCGGAAACCTTCCTGGCAGGCCGAGCGGGAGCCGGGCCAGGCGCAGGTGCTGCACTATGCCTGGGGCGCCGGACAGATCACAGTGTTCAACTGTTTTTGCCCCTTCATCAACGGCAACATCGGCCAGTATGACCATGCCGATGTTGTCTGGTCGCTGCTTTCCG from Sulfurimicrobium lacus carries:
- a CDS encoding stage II sporulation protein M, translating into MKERQFVHEKREEWEAWDRWLADRRRKRGEAPVIAPETLPRRFRALCQDLSLARDRRYSSYLLDELHARVLAAQQRIYGARRGGAAAWLRFLLHGLPVRVRAERRLVLASALLFFVPLLAVLALLQFQPEGVFFLMSPDSVGNFEAMYAPDARHLGRPRQAEDNVAALGFYIANNVRIDFQCFAGGMLFGLGSIFYLVYNGLIIGAVAGHLTHLGYIETFWGFVAGHSSLELLGVVLSGAAGLKLGLALVAPGRLRRVDALQVSGRGATELIVGAALLTFSAAFVEAFWSPLRSFPVEIKYVLGVAGWLALLAYLLLAGRERSGA
- a CDS encoding DUF4350 domain-containing protein — translated: MTRRALFWWALGAVAVTVLGSAWFLSEFTRVPTTHWERMGPEARKNNYLALQRFLVRMGRPVRVVSDAHQLEKLPPGGVLILDRERRRNLPPERAEALLRWVAGGGYLIVAAENAGTEDAVLRRLDVSWYEPPHKAAEEDEPLPHTPAAKPAPRPKTVPLPLPGVESLALDRVGAGLVAGKRKPSWQAEREPGQAQVLHYAWGAGQITVFNCFCPFINGNIGQYDHADVVWSLLSAYQPRGPVWLAARLKVPSLWEWLAEAAWMPLVSGALLILLWLWRIVPRFGGLRRLPAPERRGLADHLAAVGRGVWRAGGLTHWLQLVRQSLLGTIAKRHPHVLQLPAAERAAALARLSGMSTARVHQALEGRGSDSPRAFTDTLRAIQQLQQRL